In Candidatus Deferrimicrobium sp., the genomic window TCAGGTCGCGCGAGCGGTACCGGAGAAGCGGCGCCGCCTCCTTGCGCAGCGTCGTGTAGACCATCTCGCCGATCTCCCCGGGCGCGACGGGGACGAGCGACTCCGGGTCGAGGACCTCCAGGATGTAGTAGTCGGACCAGTAGTGGATCCCGACGTTCTGGCGGCAGGAAAGGCCGGTCCCGGGGCCATACAGTTCCGTCAACCCGGGGATGTCGTACACCTCCTCGACGCCCAGCAGTTCCCGGATTGTCTGGAGCATCGCCTGGCTCGTCCGCTCGGCGCCCAGGATCACTTTCTTCAGATTGATGCGCCCGCGCAGGCCTCGCGCGTGGACCTCCTCCGCCACGAGGAGCCCCATCGACGCGGTGCAGCAGAGCACGGTCGTCTGGAGGTCGATCAGGAAATTGCACTGCAGCTCGAGATTCCCGGGCCCGGAAGGGATCGCCATCGCCCCGAACCGTTCGGCCCCCAGCTGGAATCCGACCCCCGCGGTCCACAGCCCGTACCCGACACAAATCTGCACGCGGTCCTCGCGCGTAAGGCCCGCCATCTCGTAGCACCTGCAGAACATGTCCTGCCAGTCGTCGATGTCTTTCCGGGTGTAGCAGAGGATCTTCCGCTTCCCCGTCGTCCCCGAGGAGGAGTGGATCCGGAGGATGTCCCGCGTCGGGACCGCCAGGAGAGGAAGCGGGTACCCATCCCTCAAATCGTCCGCCGTCGTGAAGGGAAGTCTCCCGAGGTCCGCGAGAGAGCGGATGGAACCGGGCGACACGCCGGATTCATCGAGGCGCTTCCGGTAGAAGGGGGAGTTGTTCCACGCGTGGTCGACGGTCCAGCGCAGACCCGCGAGCTGGAGGTCTCGCAGCTCCGGGTCCGTTCGGTATTTCGGGGGAAAACGTTTCAACATAGGGAGCACTTCTTATCACGTCCCATGAGCGATTCCAAGATCGAGGGCGGAGAGCGAGGCGGCGAGCCGGCCCCCCGCCGCCCCCTGTCGGCGCGAGAGCGCCTCCCGGATCTCCCCTGCCGTGCAGAAGAAACCGCCCGCATTCCCGCCGCCGATCCGCGCGAGCGCGAATCCGAGCAGGATCAGGTTGACCGCATGCGGGGTTCCGGCCGATAGAGCGAGCGCGTCGGCATCGACGGTGTACACCCATACGCGTGGGCCGGCATCGATCGGGGCCGGTGCGTTGACGATCAGAGCGGCGCCGTCGGCCAGGAACTCGCGATGAAGCGGGACGTTCTCCTCCTTGAGGGCGAGGAGGATGTCGGCCCGGCCCGGCCGGACCAGAGGGCTGTCGAACCCGCCCACCTTCAGGTGGGAGACGACCACCCCGCCCCGCTGGGCCATCCCGTGCGTTTCCGAAGTGAGCACCGGGAAACCGCCGGCGATCGCCGCCTCGGCCAGGAGGCGGGAGAGGAAGAGGACTCCCTGCCCCCCGAGGCCGGACAGGACGACCTGCCGACGCATGAGAAGCGACTTCCCGGGGTCGACGCTCATGAGCGCTTCTCCCCGGCCAACTCCTGCCGGATCGCGCCCGCCGGGCAGACGTAAACGCACACGCCGCAGCCGGTGCAGATCATCTCCTCGATCCGTACCCTGTTCGACGCCTCGTCGAAGATCAGGGCAGGACATTCGAACCGGTCCACGCAATGCCGGCACCCGTTGCACTCTCCGGTGATCACGATCGCGCCCGGCTCCTTCCCGCCGGCGGCGAGGGTGACCATCGCGCACGGCTGCCGGGCGATTACCACCGCGACCCCGCTCTCCCGGGCATAGGCGAGCGCCTCCTTGAGCAGAGCGACGAATTCGGGGAGACGGTCGGGGTTCGCGACGCGGCAGAATCGAACGCCGCACGCGCGGACGAGCCCCTCCATGTCGACGGCCGTGGTGACCTCCCCCCCCGCGCCGATCCCGGTTCCCGGCGTCGGCTGGTTCCCCGTCATCGCGGTCGTCCCGTTGTCGAGGATCACGAGAACGAATCGCGCGCCCTGGACGACGGCGTCGATCAAGGGCGGGATCCCGGCGTGGTAGAAAGTCGAGTCGCCGATCGTGGCGATGATGTCGACCTGTTTCCCGGAAAGCCGATGCGCGTAATCGAAGCCGGCCGCCTGGCTTACCGCCGCCCCCATGCAAAGGACCGTGTCGACCGCGCCGAGGTTGATCCCCAGCGTGTAGCAGCCGATGTCGCTCGGGTAGATGCCGGCGGGAGCCGCCTTCCGGATGGCGTAGAAGCTCGACCGGTGTGCGCAGCCGGGGCACAGCGTCGGCCTTCGTCCGCCCCCCTGCACGGCAAGAACTTCGACCGGGACAGGAAGCCCGGCGAACCGGGAGAGGAGACGCTCGATGATCTCGGGGAGAAGTTCCCCCGTCCCCGGGACCGCGCCGGTCATCCGTCCGCGCACCCGGCGTCGATCCGCTATCTGCATCTCGATCACCGGGGACGATTCCTCGAGCACGAGGATCTCCGTGTACGTTTCCAGGAGGTGCCCGATGAAGTCGGTGTGCAGCGGGTACGGCTGGATCACCTGGTACAGCGCGATCCGGTCTGAAATCCCCAATTCGCCGAACAGCTCCCGGGCGTGCGCGAAGGCGACCCCCGAAGCCACCACGGCTTTCGCCGGAGAAACCTCGGGATTCACCCGGATCGGGGCGGTCGCGGGCCAGGCGGCGATCGCCACGACCTTTTCTGCAAGACGGTCGTGCAGCTTCCTGCGGAAAACGGGGGTCGCAGCCCAACGGGCCGGATCCTTCACGAACCGGGCTTCCCGC contains:
- a CDS encoding phenylacetate--CoA ligase, with the protein product MLKRFPPKYRTDPELRDLQLAGLRWTVDHAWNNSPFYRKRLDESGVSPGSIRSLADLGRLPFTTADDLRDGYPLPLLAVPTRDILRIHSSSGTTGKRKILCYTRKDIDDWQDMFCRCYEMAGLTREDRVQICVGYGLWTAGVGFQLGAERFGAMAIPSGPGNLELQCNFLIDLQTTVLCCTASMGLLVAEEVHARGLRGRINLKKVILGAERTSQAMLQTIRELLGVEEVYDIPGLTELYGPGTGLSCRQNVGIHYWSDYYILEVLDPESLVPVAPGEIGEMVYTTLRKEAAPLLRYRSRDLTRLIEGPCPCGCILPRHDRILGRSDDMVVFRGVNIYPGQVDEVLSRIGRIGSEYQVLLDRKSDGKDYMTVKVERAADAAEADIASVPRIVASEIKRNLMVSCSVDLIPYGTLPRSERKTKRLFDNRPV
- a CDS encoding 2-oxoacid:acceptor oxidoreductase family protein — translated: MSVDPGKSLLMRRQVVLSGLGGQGVLFLSRLLAEAAIAGGFPVLTSETHGMAQRGGVVVSHLKVGGFDSPLVRPGRADILLALKEENVPLHREFLADGAALIVNAPAPIDAGPRVWVYTVDADALALSAGTPHAVNLILLGFALARIGGGNAGGFFCTAGEIREALSRRQGAAGGRLAASLSALDLGIAHGT
- a CDS encoding thiamine pyrophosphate-dependent enzyme — translated: MSDRILMQGNDAIARGLVEAGCAVAASYPGTPASEILSSIDRWRKKCGATMHVEWAVNEKVALEIAYTAAISGLRAAVIMKQVGLNVASDPLLSAAYLGVTAGFLVVSADDPGPHSSQTEQDSRLLAMMAKVPVLDPASPAQAMALAATGIGLSEAFGVPVMLRPTTRVCHASQDVDAAPFRPPAREARFVKDPARWAATPVFRRKLHDRLAEKVVAIAAWPATAPIRVNPEVSPAKAVVASGVAFAHARELFGELGISDRIALYQVIQPYPLHTDFIGHLLETYTEILVLEESSPVIEMQIADRRRVRGRMTGAVPGTGELLPEIIERLLSRFAGLPVPVEVLAVQGGGRRPTLCPGCAHRSSFYAIRKAAPAGIYPSDIGCYTLGINLGAVDTVLCMGAAVSQAAGFDYAHRLSGKQVDIIATIGDSTFYHAGIPPLIDAVVQGARFVLVILDNGTTAMTGNQPTPGTGIGAGGEVTTAVDMEGLVRACGVRFCRVANPDRLPEFVALLKEALAYARESGVAVVIARQPCAMVTLAAGGKEPGAIVITGECNGCRHCVDRFECPALIFDEASNRVRIEEMICTGCGVCVYVCPAGAIRQELAGEKRS